The Hordeum vulgare subsp. vulgare chromosome 7H, MorexV3_pseudomolecules_assembly, whole genome shotgun sequence DNA window TTTGTAAGGAAgatttggtaggttcttcacaaaaagtTGAATTTTGGCACTTCAAAAATAGAAAGTGAGCTTTatatgcaaagaaaatgaaaatattccAAATCACATTGTTTGTCATCCCAAAGTAGACACATATGCATAATATTGGTTAATTCTGACAAACTGTATGTTTACGGCAAATAAGAGGGTGAACAATATAAgagaaacaaaaggaaaagagaaaATTACACAAGCTTAAGTGTGAATGGTGGAATGAGTTTTGGCATGGGTCGCTGACATGGCAAACATCCGCCCATCCATCAATCCATCCATCCACCCGCAACGAACCTCACCCAACCCAtcgtgccctcctcttcctctgtctgcacgaaccctagccgccgcctccctctctctcccgatCTAGATCGACAGGTCCGTATACAGCCGCCCCTTCGCCCCTTCATTCCCTCTGCATGCGGCCACTCACCCTCTGCCATCTGCTTACCTCCCACCCGAGACGGATCGCCCAACGCATCCATCTCTCCTCTCCTGCAACCCCTCGCTTTCTCCACGCTCTTCACATCGACATAAAGCACTCCCAGATCCATCCGGATGCTGGACATGGAGGAGTCCGCGCAGCCCAAGACCGCCGACCCCTCTGACCCGGAGCTCCCCAACGACACCGAGGATTTGGACGAGCCAGAGCCAGCGGAAGAGGAGGATGTGGCTATTGAAGAGGTCCAATGAGACCGGACCCGCCCAAGGGCGCGGGGACGAACGCGGACGGCTCGCGCCCCTACATCAAGGGGGAGCCGCTCGGGAAGGCCGCCCAGGCCACTGCTGGGAGATCCAACTTCGCCGAGAATGGGGCACAAGGCCTGGCTGGACCACGCGGAGCCCATGTGGCCGGACAACAAGCCGCATCCAT harbors:
- the LOC123409257 gene encoding LOW QUALITY PROTEIN: uncharacterized protein DKFZp434B061-like (The sequence of the model RefSeq protein was modified relative to this genomic sequence to represent the inferred CDS: deleted 1 base in 1 codon; substituted 1 base at 1 genomic stop codon), which translates into the protein MADGSPNASISPLLQPLAFSTLFTSTXSTPDPSGCWTWRSPRSPRPPTPLTRSSPTTPRIWTSQSQRKRRMWLLKRSNETGPAQGRGDERGRLAPLHQGGAAREGRPGHCWEIQLRREWGTRPGWTTRSPCGRTTSRIHGNRRSPTRASSGPGLSASASGRRPLLTATRSIASSSPPSTAASRPTPRPPPRSAPSPMMQRSASSSTPAPMCPSTPPASRFVKRDNLIF